The Mycobacterium seoulense genome has a window encoding:
- the aceE gene encoding pyruvate dehydrogenase (acetyl-transferring), homodimeric type, protein MTTEFARHDLAKTPSSASEPDRVRVIREGVASYLPDIDPEETSEWLESFDELLERSGPSRARYLMLRLLERAGEQRVAIPALTSTDYVNTIPTELEPWFPGDEDVERRFRAWIRWNAAIMVHRAQRPGVGVGGHISTYASSAALYEVGFNHFFRGKSHPGGGDQVFIQGHASPGIYARAFLEGRLSEDRLDGFRQEHSHAGGGLPSYPHPRLMPDFWEFPTVSMGLGPLNAIYQARFNHYLHDRGIKDTSDQHVWCFLGDGEMDEPESRGLAHVGALEGLDNLTFVINCNLQRLDGPVRGNGKIIQELESFFRGAGWNVIKVVWGREWDTLLHADRDGALVNLMNVTPDGDYQTYKSRDGGYVREHFFGRDPRTKALVEHMTDSEIWNLKRGGHDYRKVYAAYRAAVDHKGQPTVILAKTIKGYSLGAHFQGRNATHQMKKLALEDLKWFRDSMRIPISDAQLDENPYLPPYYHPGPDAPEIRYMLDRRRTLGGFLPERRTKAKALKLPSRDIYAALRKGSGTQEVATTMATVRTFKEVLRDKEIGPRIVPIIPDEARTFGMDSWFPSLKIYNRLGQLYTAVDAELMLAYKESEIGQILHEGINEAGSVGSFIAAGTSYATHNEPMIPIYIFYSMFGFQRTGDGLWAAADQMTRGFLLGATAGRTTLTGEGLQHADGHSLLLASTNPAVVAYDPAFAYEIAYIVESGLARMFGENPENIFFYITVYNEPYVQPPEPENFDPEGVLRGIYRYRPASEQRANTAHILASGVAMPSALQAAEMLAAEWDVAADVWSVTSWGELNRDGLAVEKAKLRHPDRPAGTAYVTQALSNTSGPVIAVSDWMRAVPEQIRPWVPNTFVTLGTDGFGFSDTRPAARRYFNTDAESQVVAVLEALARDGEIDPSVPVAAARQYKIDDVQAAPEQTSDPGVA, encoded by the coding sequence TTGACAACCGAGTTCGCGCGCCACGATCTGGCGAAAACCCCCAGCAGCGCAAGCGAACCCGACCGCGTTCGGGTGATCCGCGAAGGCGTCGCCTCGTACCTGCCCGACATCGACCCAGAAGAGACCTCGGAGTGGTTGGAGTCGTTCGACGAGCTGCTGGAGCGCTCGGGACCGTCGCGGGCGCGGTATCTGATGCTGCGGCTGCTGGAGCGGGCCGGCGAGCAGCGTGTCGCCATTCCGGCGCTGACGTCAACCGATTACGTCAACACGATCCCGACCGAACTGGAACCGTGGTTCCCCGGCGACGAGGACGTCGAACGGCGCTTCCGGGCCTGGATCCGGTGGAACGCCGCGATCATGGTGCACCGCGCCCAGCGGCCGGGAGTCGGCGTGGGCGGCCACATTTCGACGTACGCGTCCTCGGCGGCGCTCTATGAAGTCGGCTTCAACCACTTCTTCCGGGGCAAGTCGCATCCCGGCGGCGGCGACCAGGTCTTCATCCAGGGCCACGCGTCGCCGGGGATTTACGCGCGCGCCTTCCTCGAAGGCCGGCTCAGCGAGGACCGGCTCGACGGCTTCCGCCAGGAGCACAGCCACGCCGGCGGCGGGTTGCCCTCCTATCCGCACCCCCGGCTGATGCCCGACTTCTGGGAGTTCCCCACGGTCTCGATGGGCCTGGGCCCGCTCAACGCCATCTACCAGGCGCGGTTCAACCACTACCTGCACGACCGGGGCATCAAGGACACCTCCGATCAGCACGTGTGGTGCTTCTTGGGTGACGGCGAGATGGACGAGCCGGAGAGCCGCGGGCTGGCGCACGTCGGCGCGCTCGAGGGCCTGGACAACCTGACCTTCGTGATCAACTGCAACCTGCAGCGCCTGGACGGCCCGGTGCGCGGCAACGGCAAGATCATCCAGGAGCTGGAGTCGTTCTTCCGCGGGGCCGGCTGGAACGTCATCAAGGTGGTCTGGGGCCGCGAGTGGGACACGCTGCTGCACGCCGACCGGGACGGCGCGCTGGTGAACCTGATGAACGTCACCCCCGACGGCGACTACCAGACGTACAAGTCCAGAGACGGCGGTTACGTGCGCGAGCATTTCTTCGGCCGCGACCCGCGCACCAAGGCGCTGGTCGAGCACATGACCGATTCCGAGATCTGGAACCTCAAGCGCGGCGGCCACGACTACCGCAAGGTGTACGCCGCCTACCGGGCCGCCGTCGACCACAAGGGCCAGCCCACGGTCATCCTGGCCAAGACCATCAAGGGTTACTCGTTGGGCGCGCACTTCCAGGGCCGTAACGCCACGCACCAGATGAAAAAGCTTGCGCTGGAAGACCTTAAGTGGTTCCGGGACTCGATGCGGATCCCCATCAGCGATGCGCAGCTGGACGAGAATCCCTACCTGCCGCCCTACTACCACCCCGGGCCGGACGCCCCGGAGATCCGCTACATGCTCGACCGTCGCCGCACCCTCGGCGGCTTCCTGCCCGAGCGCCGCACCAAGGCCAAGGCGCTCAAGCTGCCCTCGCGTGACATCTACGCCGCGCTGAGGAAGGGGTCGGGCACCCAGGAGGTCGCCACCACCATGGCGACCGTGCGGACCTTCAAGGAAGTGTTGCGGGACAAGGAGATCGGCCCGCGCATCGTGCCGATCATCCCCGACGAGGCGCGCACGTTCGGCATGGACTCGTGGTTCCCGTCGCTGAAGATCTACAACCGCCTCGGCCAGCTGTACACCGCCGTCGACGCCGAGCTGATGCTGGCCTACAAGGAAAGCGAAATCGGCCAGATCCTGCACGAGGGCATCAACGAGGCGGGCTCGGTGGGCTCGTTCATCGCGGCCGGCACGTCGTACGCGACACACAACGAGCCGATGATCCCGATCTACATCTTCTATTCGATGTTCGGCTTCCAGCGCACCGGTGACGGCCTGTGGGCCGCCGCCGACCAGATGACCCGCGGCTTCCTGCTCGGGGCCACCGCGGGGCGCACCACGCTGACCGGCGAGGGCCTGCAGCACGCCGACGGCCACTCGCTGCTGCTGGCCAGCACCAATCCGGCGGTGGTGGCCTACGACCCGGCGTTCGCCTACGAGATCGCCTACATCGTGGAAAGCGGGCTTGCGCGGATGTTCGGGGAGAACCCGGAGAACATCTTCTTCTACATCACCGTCTACAACGAGCCGTACGTGCAGCCGCCGGAGCCCGAGAACTTCGATCCCGAGGGCGTGTTGCGCGGCATCTACCGCTACCGCCCCGCCAGCGAACAGCGCGCGAACACGGCGCACATCCTGGCCTCCGGCGTGGCGATGCCGTCGGCGCTGCAGGCGGCCGAGATGCTGGCCGCCGAGTGGGACGTCGCCGCCGACGTCTGGTCGGTGACCAGCTGGGGCGAGCTGAACCGCGACGGCCTGGCCGTCGAGAAGGCGAAGCTGCGCCACCCCGACCGGCCGGCCGGCACCGCCTACGTCACCCAGGCCCTGTCGAACACCAGCGGCCCGGTGATCGCCGTGTCCGACTGGATGCGCGCCGTCCCCGAGCAGATCCGGCCCTGGGTGCCCAACACGTTCGTCACCCTGGGCACCGACGGGTTCGGCTTCTCGGACACCCGTCCGGCCGCGCGGCGCTACTTCAACACCGACGCCGAGTCGCAGGTGGTCGCGGTGCTCGAGGCGTTGGCGCGCGACGGCGAGATCGACCCCTCGGTGCCGGTCGCGGCCGCGCGCCAGTACAAGATCGACGACGTCCAGGCCGCGCCCGAGCAGACCTCCGACCCCGGGGTGGCCTGA
- the kasA gene encoding 3-oxoacyl-ACP synthase KasA: protein MSKPSTANGGYPSVVVTAVTATTSIAPDIESTWKGLLAGESGIRVLEDEFVTKWDLPVKIGGHLKEPIDEHMSRLDLRRMSYVQRLAKLLSTQLWETAGNPELDPDRFSVVVGTGLGGAERIVESYDLMNEGGPRKVSPLAVQMIMPNGAAAVVGLQLGARAGVITPVSACSSGSEAIAHAWRQIVMGDADVAVCGGVEGPIEALPIAAFSMMRAMSTRNDEPERASRPFDKDRDGFVFGEAGALMVIETEEHAKARGAKPLARLMGAGITSDAFHMVAPAADGVRAGRAMQRALELAGLSPKDIDHVNAHGTATPIGDTAEANAIRVAGCEQAAVYAPKSALGHSIGAVGALESVLTVLSLRDGVIPPTLNYETPDPEIDLDVVAGEPRYGDFRYAINNSFGFGGHNVALAFGRY, encoded by the coding sequence GTGAGCAAGCCTTCCACTGCTAATGGCGGTTACCCCAGCGTTGTGGTAACCGCCGTCACGGCGACGACATCGATCGCGCCGGACATCGAGAGCACGTGGAAGGGTTTGTTGGCCGGCGAAAGCGGCATCCGCGTCCTCGAAGACGAGTTCGTCACCAAGTGGGACCTGCCCGTGAAGATCGGGGGTCACCTCAAGGAGCCCATCGACGAGCACATGAGCAGGCTCGACTTGCGGCGGATGTCCTACGTCCAGCGGCTGGCCAAGTTGCTCAGCACTCAGCTGTGGGAGACCGCCGGCAACCCGGAGCTCGACCCCGACCGGTTCTCGGTCGTGGTCGGCACCGGGCTCGGTGGCGCCGAAAGGATCGTCGAGAGCTACGACCTGATGAACGAGGGCGGTCCCCGCAAGGTGTCGCCGCTCGCCGTTCAGATGATCATGCCCAACGGCGCCGCGGCGGTGGTGGGCCTGCAGCTCGGGGCCCGGGCCGGGGTCATCACCCCGGTGTCGGCCTGCTCGTCGGGATCCGAAGCGATCGCCCACGCCTGGCGTCAGATCGTCATGGGTGACGCGGACGTCGCCGTCTGTGGTGGCGTCGAGGGTCCCATCGAGGCGCTGCCCATCGCGGCGTTCTCCATGATGCGGGCCATGTCCACTCGCAACGACGAGCCCGAACGCGCATCGAGGCCGTTCGACAAGGACCGCGACGGCTTCGTGTTCGGCGAGGCCGGGGCCCTCATGGTGATCGAGACCGAGGAGCACGCCAAGGCCCGCGGCGCCAAGCCGCTGGCTCGGCTGATGGGCGCCGGCATCACCTCGGACGCGTTCCACATGGTGGCGCCAGCCGCGGACGGCGTGCGCGCCGGCCGGGCGATGCAACGGGCTCTCGAGTTGGCCGGCTTGTCCCCCAAGGACATCGACCACGTCAACGCTCACGGGACGGCGACACCGATCGGCGACACGGCCGAAGCCAACGCCATCCGGGTCGCCGGCTGCGAGCAGGCAGCGGTGTACGCACCCAAATCCGCACTCGGCCACTCCATCGGGGCGGTCGGTGCGCTGGAATCTGTTCTCACGGTATTGAGCCTTCGGGACGGCGTGATACCGCCAACACTCAATTACGAAACCCCTGATCCCGAGATCGACCTTGATGTTGTCGCGGGCGAACCTCGCTACGGCGATTTCCGTTACGCCATCAACAACTCGTTCGGATTCGGTGGCCACAACGTGGCTCTCGCCTTCGGGCGGTACTGA
- the kasB gene encoding 3-oxoacyl-ACP synthase KasB yields MTELVTGKTLPNVVVTGVAMTTALATDAENTWKLLLDSQSGIRRLEDPFVEEFDLPVKIGGHLREEFDSQMTRVELRRTGYLQRMSTILSRRVWENAGSPEVDSDRLLVSIGTGLGSSEEMVFSYDDMRARGMKAVSPLGVQKYMPNGAAAAVGLERHARAGVITPVSACASGSEGVAQAWRNIVFGEADIAICGGVETKIEAVPIAAFAQMRIVMSTKNDDPVGACRPFDRDRTGFVFGEAGALMVIETEEHAKARGANILARIMGASITSDGYHMVAPDPNGLRAGHAMSRAIQLAGLTPGDIDHVNAHATGTSVGDVAEGKAINNALGPHGGNAAVYAPKAALGHSVGAVGAVESILTVLALRDQVVPPTLNLENLDPEIDLDVVAGKPRPGNYEYAINNSFGFGGHNVAIVFGRY; encoded by the coding sequence ATGACAGAGCTGGTTACCGGGAAAACGCTCCCGAACGTGGTCGTCACTGGCGTTGCCATGACGACCGCACTGGCGACTGACGCCGAGAACACCTGGAAGCTGTTGCTGGACAGCCAAAGCGGTATCCGCAGGCTCGAGGACCCGTTCGTCGAGGAGTTCGACCTGCCGGTCAAGATCGGCGGGCACCTGCGGGAGGAATTCGACAGCCAGATGACCCGCGTCGAGCTGCGCCGGACGGGTTACCTGCAGCGGATGTCCACCATCTTGAGCCGACGGGTCTGGGAGAACGCCGGCTCGCCGGAGGTCGACTCCGACCGCTTGCTGGTGTCCATCGGCACCGGGTTGGGTTCGTCGGAGGAGATGGTCTTCAGCTACGACGACATGCGCGCTCGTGGCATGAAGGCGGTCTCTCCGCTCGGGGTGCAGAAGTACATGCCCAACGGCGCCGCGGCGGCGGTGGGCCTGGAGCGGCACGCCAGGGCCGGCGTGATCACGCCCGTGTCGGCGTGTGCGTCCGGTTCCGAGGGTGTCGCCCAGGCATGGCGCAACATCGTCTTCGGCGAGGCCGACATCGCCATCTGCGGTGGTGTCGAGACCAAGATCGAGGCGGTGCCGATCGCGGCGTTCGCCCAGATGCGCATCGTGATGTCGACCAAGAACGACGACCCGGTGGGCGCATGCCGCCCGTTCGACCGGGACCGCACCGGCTTCGTGTTCGGCGAGGCGGGGGCGCTCATGGTGATCGAGACCGAGGAGCACGCCAAGGCTCGTGGGGCCAACATCCTGGCCCGGATCATGGGCGCCAGCATCACCTCGGACGGCTACCACATGGTGGCGCCGGATCCCAACGGCCTGCGGGCCGGGCACGCGATGAGCCGGGCGATCCAGCTGGCCGGCCTGACACCCGGCGATATCGACCACGTGAACGCCCACGCCACCGGCACCTCGGTGGGTGACGTCGCCGAGGGCAAGGCGATCAACAACGCGCTCGGCCCCCACGGCGGCAACGCGGCGGTCTACGCGCCCAAGGCCGCGCTGGGCCACTCGGTCGGCGCGGTGGGTGCGGTCGAGTCGATCCTCACGGTGCTCGCCCTGCGCGACCAGGTCGTTCCGCCGACGCTCAACCTCGAGAACCTCGATCCGGAAATCGATCTGGACGTGGTGGCGGGCAAGCCGCGGCCGGGCAATTACGAGTACGCGATCAACAACTCGTTCGGATTCGGCGGGCACAACGTCGCGATCGTCTTCGGGCGGTACTGA
- a CDS encoding FAD-dependent monooxygenase, whose product MTTTRVPVLIVGAGAGGLATSALLAKHGVHSLLIEKRREVFIYPKARNLSFRSLEILRGLGLSDEVHAVADHVSEMKVRPALNSAEEKLAIDINAIFAGLDALSPEPAAQYCPQSRLEPILLAETRRRGSEVRYGTELSSLEQDDAGVTAVLRDRDTGESETIRADYLVGADGVHSPIRNWLGVKTSGYGALPIYVVFIYFRAPWTKFVSHLADGDAVQVKNVDVDGIFLLVDGELGMFITMYFPGKGESADQFTPQRCRELLTDAIGEEIEIDVIEVAAWQPYEQVADHFQCGRVFLVGDSAHTMPPFKAGGANTAIQSAHNLAWKLAAVLDGTAGPSLLETYHAERHPVGRFAARQSLTGPTLAVLPMGDDGPRLPADEECSMFELLIGYRYHSAAIVNGPGEPDAVQLVSELRAQPGTRVPHVWVRDGVSTLDLLGPGFTLLSGDERWCAAAASASVAAHRIESDEWAAVTGLAPEGAILVRPDDFVGWRMEALPADPDGELRQALTAILGR is encoded by the coding sequence ATGACGACCACTCGCGTGCCCGTACTCATCGTCGGCGCCGGGGCCGGCGGCCTCGCCACCTCAGCGTTGCTCGCCAAGCACGGGGTGCATTCGCTGCTGATCGAGAAGCGGCGTGAGGTGTTCATCTATCCGAAAGCGCGCAATCTGAGCTTCCGCAGCCTCGAGATTCTGCGGGGTCTTGGTCTGAGCGATGAAGTACATGCGGTCGCCGACCATGTTTCGGAGATGAAGGTCAGGCCCGCGCTCAACAGCGCCGAGGAGAAGCTGGCCATCGATATCAACGCGATCTTCGCGGGGCTCGACGCCCTGAGCCCGGAGCCCGCGGCGCAGTACTGCCCGCAGAGCAGGCTGGAGCCGATTCTGCTGGCCGAAACGCGCCGACGGGGCAGCGAGGTGCGGTACGGAACGGAACTCTCGTCGCTCGAGCAGGACGACGCGGGGGTCACCGCGGTGCTGCGCGATCGGGACACCGGGGAGTCAGAGACCATCCGCGCCGACTACCTCGTCGGCGCCGACGGCGTGCACAGTCCGATCCGAAACTGGTTGGGCGTCAAGACCTCCGGTTACGGCGCGCTGCCGATCTACGTCGTTTTCATCTACTTCCGGGCGCCCTGGACGAAGTTCGTCTCGCACCTGGCCGACGGCGATGCCGTGCAAGTCAAGAATGTCGACGTGGATGGGATCTTTCTGCTGGTCGACGGCGAGCTGGGGATGTTCATCACCATGTATTTCCCGGGCAAGGGCGAGTCGGCGGACCAGTTCACACCGCAACGGTGCCGCGAGCTACTCACCGACGCGATCGGCGAGGAGATCGAGATCGACGTCATCGAGGTCGCGGCCTGGCAGCCCTACGAGCAGGTGGCCGACCACTTCCAGTGTGGCCGAGTCTTTCTCGTCGGCGACTCGGCGCACACCATGCCGCCGTTCAAGGCCGGGGGAGCCAACACCGCCATCCAGAGTGCGCACAACTTGGCGTGGAAGCTCGCCGCCGTGCTGGACGGGACGGCCGGTCCTTCGTTGCTGGAGACCTACCATGCCGAGCGTCACCCGGTCGGGCGGTTCGCGGCCCGCCAGTCGCTGACCGGGCCGACGCTTGCCGTGCTCCCGATGGGCGACGACGGGCCCCGGCTGCCGGCCGACGAAGAGTGCTCGATGTTCGAGTTGCTCATCGGATACCGCTACCACTCGGCGGCCATTGTGAACGGGCCCGGCGAGCCGGACGCGGTGCAACTGGTCTCGGAGTTGCGGGCGCAACCCGGCACCCGGGTTCCGCACGTCTGGGTGCGCGACGGCGTTTCGACGCTCGACCTGCTGGGCCCGGGATTCACCCTGCTGTCCGGCGACGAGCGCTGGTGTGCCGCCGCGGCTTCGGCGTCGGTGGCGGCGCATCGCATCGAGAGCGACGAGTGGGCGGCGGTCACCGGACTCGCGCCCGAGGGCGCGATACTGGTCCGTCCGGACGATTTCGTCGGCTGGCGGATGGAAGCCTTGCCAGCGGATCCCGACGGCGAACTGCGCCAGGCGCTTACGGCGATCCTCGGCCGCTAG
- a CDS encoding PucR family transcriptional regulator: MNDNPFAGPFAKQPRSPLELLDTVPDSVLRRLKQYSGRLATEAVSVMQDRLPFFADLEASQRASVALVVQTAINNFVEWMQDPHSNVSYTAQAFELVPQDLARRIALRHSVDMVRVTMEFFEEVLPLVARSEEQLTSLTVGVLKYSRDLAFTAASAYANAAEARGTWDSRMEASVVDAVVRGDTGPELLSRAAALNWDTTAPATVVVGAPAPGRDGTTGPGDSQRASQHVRDIAARHGRAALTDVHGTWLVAIVSGQLSPTDKFLGELLDAFSDGPVVIGPTAPMLTAAYHSASEAISGMNAVGGWRGAPRPVLARELLPERALMGDASAIVALHTDVMGPLADAGPTLIETLDAYLDCGGAIEACARKLFVHPNTVRYRLKRITDFTGRDPTQPRDAYVLRVAATVGQLNYPTAPAGVATKPIPPVPLPVRAAIVGQSE, from the coding sequence GTGAATGACAACCCGTTCGCCGGCCCCTTCGCCAAGCAGCCCCGGTCGCCGCTCGAACTGCTGGACACCGTGCCCGACTCCGTGTTGCGGCGGCTGAAGCAGTACTCCGGGCGACTGGCCACCGAAGCGGTGTCGGTCATGCAGGACCGGTTGCCCTTCTTCGCCGACCTGGAGGCGTCGCAGCGGGCCAGCGTGGCGTTGGTGGTCCAGACGGCCATCAACAACTTCGTCGAATGGATGCAGGACCCGCACAGCAACGTCAGCTACACCGCCCAGGCGTTCGAGCTGGTGCCCCAGGACCTGGCCCGCCGGATCGCGTTGCGGCACAGCGTGGACATGGTGCGCGTCACCATGGAGTTCTTCGAAGAGGTGCTGCCGCTGGTGGCCCGCTCCGAGGAGCAGTTGACCTCCCTGACCGTGGGCGTGCTCAAGTACAGCCGTGACCTGGCGTTCACCGCCGCCTCGGCCTACGCCAACGCGGCCGAGGCCCGCGGCACCTGGGACAGCCGGATGGAGGCCAGCGTGGTCGACGCGGTGGTCCGCGGCGACACCGGGCCGGAGCTGTTGTCCCGGGCCGCGGCGCTCAACTGGGACACCACCGCGCCGGCGACCGTCGTGGTCGGGGCCCCCGCGCCCGGCCGGGACGGGACCACCGGGCCGGGCGACAGCCAGCGGGCCAGCCAGCACGTCCGCGACATCGCCGCGCGCCACGGCCGCGCCGCCCTCACGGACGTGCACGGCACCTGGCTGGTCGCCATCGTGTCCGGCCAACTGTCGCCTACTGACAAATTCCTCGGCGAACTGCTGGACGCGTTCTCCGACGGCCCGGTGGTCATCGGGCCCACCGCACCCATGCTGACGGCGGCCTATCACAGCGCCAGCGAGGCGATTTCGGGGATGAACGCCGTCGGCGGCTGGCGGGGGGCGCCCCGGCCCGTGCTGGCTCGCGAACTCCTGCCCGAACGCGCCCTGATGGGGGACGCCTCGGCCATCGTGGCGCTGCACACCGACGTCATGGGGCCGTTGGCGGACGCGGGGCCCACCCTCATCGAAACCCTGGACGCTTACTTGGATTGTGGCGGCGCGATTGAAGCCTGTGCCAGAAAGTTGTTCGTTCATCCAAACACCGTGCGCTACCGACTCAAGCGGATCACCGACTTCACCGGACGCGATCCCACCCAGCCGCGCGACGCATATGTGCTGCGAGTGGCGGCCACCGTCGGCCAGCTCAACTACCCCACCGCTCCCGCCGGCGTCGCCACCAAACCGATTCCCCCTGTTCCGCTGCCGGTCAGGGCGGCTATCGTGGGTCAATCCGAGTGA
- the acpM gene encoding meromycolate extension acyl carrier protein AcpM, with the protein MAVSQEEIIAGIAEIIEEVTGIEPSEVTPEKSFVDDLDIDSLSMVEIAVQTEDKYGVKIPDEDLAGLRTVGDVVSYIQKLEEENPEAAEALRAKLETENPDAVANVKARMEADQ; encoded by the coding sequence GTGGCCGTCAGCCAGGAAGAAATCATCGCCGGTATCGCGGAGATCATCGAAGAGGTCACCGGTATCGAGCCGTCCGAGGTCACCCCGGAGAAGTCGTTCGTCGACGACCTGGACATCGACTCGCTGTCGATGGTCGAGATCGCCGTGCAGACCGAGGACAAGTACGGCGTGAAGATCCCGGACGAGGACCTCGCCGGTCTGCGCACCGTCGGTGACGTCGTCTCCTACATCCAGAAGCTCGAGGAAGAGAACCCCGAGGCTGCCGAGGCGCTGCGCGCCAAGCTGGAGACGGAGAACCCCGACGCCGTCGCCAACGTCAAGGCAAGGATGGAAGCGGACCAGTGA
- a CDS encoding acyl-CoA carboxylase subunit beta — MTIMAPASVGESLDPRDPLLRLSNFFDEGSVELLHERDRSGVLAASGNVNGMRTIAFCTDGTVMGGAMGVEGCAHIVNAYDTAIEEQSPIVGIWHSGGARLAEGVKALHAVGTVFEAMIRASGYVPQISVVVGFAAGGAAYGPALTDVIVMAPESRVFVTGPDVVRSVTGEDVDMASLGGPETHHKKSGVCHIVADDELDAYERGRRLVGLFCQQGHFDRSKAEAGDTDIHALLPESARRAYDVRPIVTAILDDETPFDEFQANWAPSMVIGLGRLSGRTVGVLANNPLRLGGCLNSESAEKAARFVRLCDAFGIPLVVVVDVPGYLPGVDQEWGGVVRRGAKLLHAFGECTVPRVTLVTRKTYGGAYIAMNSRSLNATKVYAWPDAEVAVMGAKAAVGILHKKKLAAAADHEREALHDELAAEHEKIAGGVDSAIEIGVVDEKIDPSHTRSKLTEALAQAPARRGRHKNIPL; from the coding sequence ATGACAATCATGGCCCCCGCGTCGGTTGGCGAGTCGCTCGACCCCAGGGACCCGTTGCTGCGTCTGAGCAACTTCTTCGACGAGGGCAGCGTCGAGCTGCTGCACGAGCGTGACCGCTCGGGTGTGCTTGCGGCGTCGGGCAACGTCAACGGCATGCGCACCATCGCCTTCTGCACCGATGGCACGGTGATGGGCGGCGCCATGGGCGTCGAGGGCTGCGCGCACATCGTCAACGCCTACGACACCGCCATCGAGGAGCAGAGCCCGATCGTGGGCATCTGGCACTCCGGCGGCGCCCGGCTGGCCGAGGGCGTCAAGGCCCTGCACGCGGTCGGGACCGTGTTCGAGGCGATGATTCGCGCGTCCGGATACGTTCCGCAGATCTCGGTGGTCGTCGGTTTCGCCGCGGGTGGGGCCGCCTACGGCCCCGCGCTGACCGACGTCATCGTGATGGCGCCGGAAAGCCGGGTGTTCGTCACCGGGCCCGACGTGGTGCGCAGCGTCACCGGCGAGGACGTGGACATGGCGTCCCTCGGCGGACCGGAGACCCACCACAAGAAGTCCGGGGTGTGCCACATCGTCGCCGACGACGAGCTCGACGCCTACGAGCGCGGCCGCCGGCTGGTCGGATTGTTCTGCCAGCAGGGGCATTTCGACCGCAGCAAAGCCGAAGCGGGTGACACGGACATCCACGCGCTGCTGCCCGAGTCCGCACGACGGGCCTACGACGTGCGCCCGATCGTGACCGCGATCCTGGACGACGAGACGCCGTTCGACGAGTTCCAGGCCAACTGGGCGCCGTCGATGGTGATCGGGCTGGGCCGCCTGTCGGGCCGCACGGTGGGCGTGCTGGCGAACAACCCGCTGCGCCTGGGCGGCTGCCTGAACTCCGAAAGCGCCGAGAAGGCAGCACGTTTCGTGCGGCTCTGCGACGCGTTCGGCATCCCGCTGGTGGTGGTGGTCGACGTGCCGGGCTACCTGCCCGGCGTCGACCAGGAGTGGGGCGGCGTGGTGCGCCGCGGCGCGAAGCTACTGCACGCCTTCGGCGAGTGCACGGTTCCGCGTGTCACGCTGGTCACCCGAAAGACCTACGGCGGGGCCTACATTGCGATGAACTCGCGGTCGCTCAACGCGACCAAGGTGTACGCCTGGCCGGACGCCGAGGTTGCCGTGATGGGCGCCAAGGCCGCCGTCGGCATTCTGCACAAGAAGAAGCTGGCCGCCGCGGCCGACCACGAGCGCGAGGCGCTGCACGACGAACTGGCCGCCGAGCACGAGAAGATCGCCGGCGGTGTGGACAGCGCGATCGAGATCGGTGTGGTGGACGAGAAGATCGACCCGTCGCACACCCGCAGCAAGCTCACCGAAGCGCTGGCCCAGGCGCCGGCGCGTCGCGGGCGCCACAAGAACATCCCGCTGTAG
- a CDS encoding ACP S-malonyltransferase, translating to MIALLAPGQGSQTEGMLSPWLELSGAADQLDLWSKASGLDLVRLGTTASTEEITDTAVTQPLVVAATLLAHQELTKRGLLSDADLIVAGHSVGEIAAYAIAGVMAADDAVALAATRGAEMAKACAVEPTGMSAVLGGDEAEVLARLEQLDLFPANRNAAGQIVAAGPLTALEKLAEDPPAKARIRALGVAGAFHTKYMAPALDRYAAAAASVATSEPTATLLSNRDGQPVASAAAAMEALVAQLTQPVRWDLCTATMRDREVTAAVEFPPAGTLTGIAKRELRGVTTRAVKAPADLDAVAEL from the coding sequence GTGATTGCTTTGCTTGCGCCCGGACAGGGTTCGCAGACCGAGGGGATGCTGTCGCCGTGGCTCGAACTGTCCGGCGCCGCGGACCAGCTCGACCTGTGGTCGAAGGCCAGTGGCCTCGACCTGGTCCGGCTGGGCACCACCGCGTCGACCGAAGAGATCACCGACACCGCGGTCACTCAGCCCCTGGTCGTCGCCGCCACCCTGCTGGCCCACCAGGAACTCACCAAGCGCGGCCTGCTGTCCGACGCGGACCTCATCGTCGCCGGCCACTCCGTCGGCGAGATCGCGGCGTATGCGATCGCCGGTGTGATGGCCGCCGATGACGCCGTCGCGCTGGCCGCCACCCGTGGCGCCGAGATGGCCAAGGCGTGCGCCGTCGAGCCGACCGGCATGTCGGCCGTGCTCGGCGGTGACGAGGCCGAGGTGCTGGCCCGTCTCGAGCAACTCGACCTGTTCCCCGCCAACCGCAACGCCGCCGGCCAGATCGTCGCCGCCGGCCCGCTGACGGCGCTGGAGAAGCTGGCCGAGGACCCGCCGGCGAAGGCCCGCATCCGCGCCCTCGGTGTCGCCGGGGCGTTCCACACCAAGTACATGGCCCCGGCCCTCGACCGCTACGCCGCCGCGGCGGCGTCGGTCGCGACCTCCGAGCCCACCGCCACGCTGCTGTCGAACCGCGACGGGCAGCCCGTCGCCTCCGCGGCGGCGGCGATGGAGGCGCTGGTCGCCCAGCTGACCCAGCCGGTGCGCTGGGACCTGTGCACGGCGACCATGCGTGACCGCGAGGTCACGGCGGCCGTGGAGTTCCCCCCCGCGGGCACTCTGACGGGCATCGCCAAACGAGAACTTCGGGGGGTCACGACCCGCGCCGTCAAGGCACCCGCAGACCTGGACGCAGTGGCCGAGCTCTGA